One genomic region from candidate division WOR-3 bacterium encodes:
- a CDS encoding TMEM165/GDT1 family protein has translation MLQDFVIPFLTIGLAELGDKTQIAILCLATQTRKHFLLLLGVVLAFFVTDGIAVLLGNFATNVMPAHYIKIAGGIIFIIFGVITLLRKEDEKAECELKNPFLTGFGVIFVSEFGDKTQIAAGLFATKYHPMLVLAGVVFALTILSLMAIFIGRLLTERINRKIISYIAGAIFIAIGIFYIISGL, from the coding sequence ATGCTACAAGATTTCGTGATTCCGTTTCTTACAATCGGTCTTGCTGAACTGGGCGATAAAACTCAGATTGCAATTTTATGCCTTGCGACGCAGACAAGAAAGCACTTTTTGTTACTTTTAGGTGTGGTTCTCGCATTTTTTGTTACCGATGGTATTGCTGTGCTCCTCGGTAATTTTGCTACAAATGTTATGCCGGCGCATTATATCAAGATTGCTGGTGGCATTATTTTTATTATCTTCGGAGTTATAACCCTTTTGAGAAAAGAAGATGAAAAGGCAGAATGCGAATTGAAAAATCCTTTTTTGACCGGTTTTGGTGTTATCTTTGTCTCTGAATTTGGTGATAAAACTCAAATTGCTGCTGGGCTGTTTGCGACAAAGTATCATCCAATGCTGGTGCTGGCAGGTGTAGTATTTGCTCTAACAATTCTTTCATTGATGGCGATTTTCATCGGCAGATTACTTACCGAGCGTATCAACCGTAAGATCATTTCTTACATTGCAGGCGCAATCTTCATTGCAATAGGAATTTTTTACATAATTAGCGGACTATAA
- a CDS encoding DUF6512 family protein, with amino-acid sequence MFIQKIPVKAFLYLIIFSALHFGYDLTGWSILTPFCGIDESIFQHLKMAFWAYLFASLIEYLVIQKRINAKASFWYARLLSTIFVPWFVFLIWYLAPAIRGKTDSNTIELLWAIFSSYLSGIFAGITEKTAERFEFNTSIRIVLIVLIIISAFLFIRFTYSLPWVDMFANPEAI; translated from the coding sequence ATGTTTATTCAAAAAATTCCAGTTAAAGCATTCCTTTATCTAATTATATTTTCTGCATTGCATTTCGGATATGATTTGACTGGTTGGTCTATCCTTACGCCATTCTGTGGAATTGATGAATCTATCTTTCAACATCTTAAAATGGCATTCTGGGCATATCTATTTGCCAGCTTAATAGAATACTTAGTTATTCAGAAGAGAATAAATGCGAAAGCAAGTTTCTGGTATGCGCGATTATTGTCAACAATTTTTGTGCCCTGGTTTGTTTTTCTTATATGGTATCTGGCACCGGCAATCCGGGGCAAAACGGATTCCAACACAATTGAATTGTTATGGGCAATTTTTAGTTCTTATCTATCTGGCATATTTGCTGGTATAACCGAAAAGACTGCTGAAAGATTTGAGTTCAATACTTCAATTAGGATTGTGCTCATTGTTTTGATAATAATCTCGGCTTTTCTATTCATAAGGTTTACTTATTCATTACCCTGGGTGGATATGTTTGCAAATCCAGAAGCGATTTAG
- the cutA gene encoding divalent-cation tolerance protein CutA — protein sequence MKQKNGYIQIFTTVEKKEDAERIAKVVVEKRLAGCVQILGPIKSTYWWKGKIESAEEWLCIIKSKTKLYPDLEKTIKEIHPYETPEIIAMPIIAGYEGYLKWLTAELKI from the coding sequence ATGAAACAAAAAAATGGCTATATTCAAATTTTTACAACCGTTGAGAAAAAGGAAGATGCGGAAAGGATTGCGAAAGTAGTTGTAGAAAAGCGGCTTGCGGGTTGTGTTCAGATTTTGGGACCGATAAAAAGCACTTACTGGTGGAAGGGTAAAATTGAAAGTGCAGAGGAATGGCTGTGTATTATAAAGAGTAAAACTAAGTTATATCCAGATCTTGAAAAAACGATTAAAGAAATACATCCTTATGAGACGCCAGAAATAATTGCGATGCCGATTATCGCAGGTTATGAAGGCTACCTGAAATGGCTTACCGCAGAATTAAAAATATAG